From one Catellatospora sp. IY07-71 genomic stretch:
- the paaD gene encoding 1,2-phenylacetyl-CoA epoxidase subunit PaaD yields MEQAQTEIVLLDDPTRVAAIAGAVPDPELRVVTIGELGIVRGAELAEDGRVTVTITPTYSGCPAMDAIRDDIRSALAAAGHPDVEVKTVLSPAWSTDMITESGWAALERTGIAAPGATGTPACPRCAHGGKPVTPVLQISRYASTPCQSLWSCRSCLEPFNAIKKL; encoded by the coding sequence ATGGAGCAGGCTCAGACCGAGATAGTGCTGCTCGACGACCCGACGCGGGTCGCGGCGATCGCGGGCGCCGTGCCGGACCCCGAGCTGCGCGTGGTGACCATAGGTGAGCTGGGCATCGTGCGCGGTGCGGAGCTGGCCGAGGACGGCCGGGTCACCGTGACCATCACCCCGACCTACTCCGGCTGCCCGGCGATGGACGCGATCCGCGACGACATCCGGTCCGCGCTCGCCGCGGCCGGGCACCCCGACGTCGAGGTCAAGACCGTGCTCAGCCCGGCCTGGTCCACCGACATGATCACCGAGTCGGGCTGGGCCGCACTGGAGCGGACCGGCATCGCCGCGCCGGGCGCCACCGGCACCCCGGCCTGCCCGCGCTGCGCGCACGGCGGCAAGCCCGTGACGCCGGTGCTGCAGATCAGCCGGTACGCCTCGACGCCGTGCCAGAGCCTGTGGAGCTGCCGCTCCTGCCTGGAACCCTTCAACGCGATCAAGAAACTGTGA
- the paaC gene encoding 1,2-phenylacetyl-CoA epoxidase subunit PaaC: MSELLALGDDALIASQRLSEWVSRAPTLEEDVALANIALDQLGAARLLLSTAGDEDELAYLRDGHQFRNCLLVELPLGPARGDLDFAWTMAWLLLLSAAQLLRYTDLAASDDELAAGIGAKTLKESTYHLDHAHQWTLRLGGGTEESHRRLQDALDSLWPYAHELTEGIRDRWLALVEPILAEAGLTRPADRWRPDGGRTGRHTEHLGYLLAEMQSLHRAHPGAQW; the protein is encoded by the coding sequence GTGAGCGAGCTGCTTGCGCTCGGCGACGACGCGCTGATCGCGTCCCAGCGGCTGAGCGAGTGGGTCTCCCGCGCGCCCACCCTGGAGGAGGACGTGGCGCTGGCCAACATCGCGCTCGACCAGCTCGGCGCGGCTCGGCTGCTGCTGTCTACCGCCGGTGACGAGGACGAGCTGGCCTACCTGCGCGACGGCCACCAGTTCCGCAACTGCCTGCTGGTCGAGCTGCCGCTCGGCCCGGCCCGGGGCGACCTGGACTTCGCCTGGACGATGGCCTGGCTGCTCCTGCTGTCGGCCGCCCAGCTGCTGCGCTACACCGACCTCGCCGCGAGCGACGACGAACTCGCCGCGGGCATCGGCGCGAAGACTCTCAAGGAGTCGACCTACCACCTCGATCACGCCCACCAGTGGACCCTGCGCCTGGGCGGCGGCACCGAGGAGTCGCACCGCCGCCTCCAGGACGCCCTGGACAGCCTGTGGCCGTACGCGCACGAACTCACCGAGGGCATCCGCGACCGCTGGCTGGCCCTGGTCGAGCCGATCCTCGCCGAGGCCGGCCTGACCCGCCCCGCCGACCGCTGGCGGCCCGACGGCGGCCGCACCGGCCGCCACACCGAACACCTCGGCTACCTGCTCGCCGAGATGCAGTCCCTGCACCGCGCCCACCCCGGAGCCCAGTGGTGA
- a CDS encoding 2Fe-2S iron-sulfur cluster-binding protein, which yields MSTTFHELTVSAVEPLTPSAVALTFAVPAELRQAFTFRPGQHVTVRLDGALRRSYSICSTPAELREQGVLTIGVKRVPGGVFSTRAQGLAPGETLPVLPPLGRFTTELDPARTRRYGAIVAGSGITPVLSLIATALAVEPGSTFTVICGNRSASEVMFADALADLKDRYGARLQLVHVLSREMQPSELLSGRLDGPRVTALLKEFELAAVDEWFLCGPLGVVRAGRDALAAAGAPGKVHVELFHAEEPPAPQAAVAEGGEVEVSIVLDGRSTDFTMDRAERVLDAALRHRGELPYACKGGVCSTCRAKVVSGSVQMAANWSLEPDELAAGYVLTCQSTPTTDALTLDFDA from the coding sequence GTGAGCACGACCTTCCACGAGCTGACCGTCTCCGCCGTCGAGCCGCTGACCCCGTCCGCGGTGGCGCTGACCTTCGCCGTCCCCGCCGAGCTGCGGCAGGCTTTCACCTTCCGGCCCGGGCAGCATGTGACGGTACGCCTCGACGGCGCGCTGCGCCGCTCGTACTCGATCTGCTCCACCCCTGCTGAGCTGCGCGAACAGGGCGTGCTGACGATCGGCGTGAAGCGGGTGCCGGGCGGGGTCTTCTCCACCCGTGCCCAGGGCCTGGCCCCCGGCGAGACGCTGCCCGTGCTGCCGCCGCTGGGCCGCTTCACCACCGAACTGGACCCGGCCCGCACCCGCCGCTACGGCGCGATCGTGGCCGGCTCCGGCATCACGCCGGTGCTGTCGCTGATCGCCACGGCGCTGGCCGTCGAGCCGGGCAGCACGTTCACGGTGATCTGCGGCAACCGCAGCGCGTCCGAGGTGATGTTCGCCGACGCGCTGGCCGACCTGAAGGACCGCTACGGCGCCCGGCTGCAGCTCGTACACGTGCTGTCTCGGGAGATGCAGCCCAGCGAGCTGCTGTCCGGCCGCCTGGACGGGCCGCGGGTGACCGCGCTGCTCAAGGAGTTCGAGCTGGCGGCCGTGGACGAGTGGTTCCTGTGCGGGCCGCTGGGCGTGGTCCGCGCGGGCCGGGATGCGCTGGCCGCGGCGGGCGCCCCGGGCAAGGTGCACGTCGAGCTGTTCCACGCCGAGGAGCCGCCTGCGCCGCAGGCCGCCGTGGCCGAGGGCGGCGAGGTCGAGGTGTCCATCGTCCTGGACGGACGCTCCACCGACTTCACCATGGACCGTGCCGAGCGGGTGCTGGACGCGGCGCTGCGGCACCGCGGCGAGCTGCCGTACGCCTGCAAGGGCGGGGTGTGCTCGACCTGCCGCGCCAAGGTCGTCTCAGGCTCGGTGCAGATGGCCGCTAACTGGTCCCTGGAGCCCGACGAGCTGGCCGCCGGCTACGTCCTCACGTGTCAGTCCACCCCCACCACCGACGCCCTCACCCTCGACTTCGACGCCTGA
- the mqnC gene encoding cyclic dehypoxanthinyl futalosine synthase — MSANREIDSIVQRAADGGRISAEEALLLYTDAPFHALGEAADAVRRRRYPDGVVTYLIDRNINYTNVCVTACKFCAFYRAPKHAEGWVHDTAEILRRCGEAVELGATQVMLQGGHHPEFGVEYYENLFASVKQAYPQLMIHSIGPSEILHMAKVSGVSIDEAVARIKAAGLDSIAGAGAEMLPDRPRKAIAPLKESGARWLEVMEVAHRHGVESTATMMMGTGETNAERIEHLRMIRDVQDRTGGFRAFIPWTYQPENNHLKGRTQATSLEYLRLIAVARLFFDNVAHLQASWLTTGKDVGQLALHMGVDDLGSIMLEENVISSAGARHRSNLHDLIQLIRTAGRIPAQRDTLYRHLQVHWTPADDPTDERVTSHFSSIAIEGGGVGKQLPLVDAR; from the coding sequence GTGAGTGCGAACAGGGAGATCGACAGCATCGTGCAGCGGGCCGCCGACGGCGGCCGGATCAGCGCCGAGGAGGCGCTGCTGCTCTACACCGACGCGCCGTTCCACGCGCTGGGTGAGGCCGCTGACGCGGTGCGCCGCCGCCGCTACCCGGACGGCGTCGTGACGTACCTGATCGACCGCAACATCAACTACACCAACGTCTGCGTGACGGCGTGCAAGTTCTGCGCGTTCTACCGCGCGCCCAAGCACGCCGAGGGCTGGGTGCACGACACGGCCGAGATCCTGCGCCGCTGCGGCGAGGCGGTCGAGCTGGGCGCGACGCAGGTGATGCTGCAGGGCGGCCACCACCCCGAGTTCGGCGTGGAGTACTACGAGAACCTGTTCGCCTCGGTGAAGCAGGCGTACCCGCAGCTCATGATCCACTCGATCGGGCCCAGCGAGATCCTGCACATGGCCAAGGTCTCCGGGGTGTCCATCGACGAGGCCGTGGCCCGCATCAAGGCGGCCGGCCTGGACTCCATCGCGGGCGCCGGCGCGGAGATGCTGCCCGACCGGCCGCGTAAGGCGATCGCCCCGCTCAAGGAGTCGGGCGCGCGCTGGCTGGAGGTCATGGAGGTGGCGCACCGGCACGGCGTCGAGTCCACCGCCACCATGATGATGGGCACCGGCGAGACCAACGCCGAGCGCATCGAGCATTTGCGCATGATCCGCGACGTGCAGGACCGCACCGGCGGCTTCCGCGCGTTCATCCCGTGGACCTACCAGCCGGAGAACAACCACCTCAAGGGCCGCACCCAGGCCACGTCGCTGGAGTACCTGCGGCTCATCGCGGTGGCCCGGCTGTTCTTCGACAACGTGGCGCACCTGCAGGCGTCCTGGCTGACCACCGGCAAGGACGTCGGCCAGCTCGCGCTGCACATGGGCGTGGACGACCTGGGCTCGATCATGCTGGAGGAGAACGTGATCTCCTCGGCGGGCGCCCGGCACCGGTCCAACCTGCACGACCTGATCCAGCTCATCCGCACCGCGGGCCGCATCCCGGCCCAGCGCGACACGCTGTACCGCCACCTCCAGGTGCACTGGACCCCCGCCGACGACCCGACGGACGAGCGCGTGACCTCGCACTTCTCCTCCATCGCCATCGAGGGCGGCGGCGTGGGCAAGCAGCTCCCCCTGGTCGACGCGCGCTGA